The sequence below is a genomic window from Thiomonas sp. FB-Cd.
GCCGGTGAGTACGGCGAAAGCGTCGTAGGTGTGCTGGTAGGCGTCAGCGAAGCGCAGCACGGTGACAAACAGCCCGTAGGCAACGAAATACAGGAGCACGGCCTTGGGCGAGATCCAAGCCAGCGCGGCGAAGAACGTCAGGCGCACGGCGAGCACGAACAGGATGCGCTTGCGACCCACAGAACGCTCGGGAGCGAGGAAGGGCAGCAGCATGACGTAAGCGCGCATGATGAACTCGACTGCCGGGATGTAGGCCCATTCCAGAGCCACCACCAGCGCGCGTACCCAAGCGGGTGCGGTGCGCAGGAAGCGCTTGTAGTCGAAGGTGATGACGTCAGCGCGGTCGATGTGGTGGCGCATGTGCTTGCGGCGCAGATCCGAGAAGGGCGCGTAGCAGCTTCCGTTGATCCAGCTCATCGCCGTGCCGCCGCGCTGGTTCGCGGCATTGGTCTTGAAGATGGTGCCGTGGGCGAATTCGTGCAGGAAATAGGCCGAGTAGACCAGCGAATGGGCAAGCAGAAGCACGCCCATTGCGTTGAGCCAACCGCTGGCCGCGACTAGAAGCGCCAGGCTCGCGATATAGCTCAGAGCCGTATAGCCCAGGGCAAGAGCATTGGGCGTGGCGCTGTCGTCGTAGCGAAAGATGGTGCTTGCCATCGTGGGTCTCCGGGTGTTCGGCTTGCAGGTGCCGCCCCACATGCATGGCGCGGCGGCATCCGCTTTGTGCTTATTTGGCGAGTTGCATCACGAATTTCCCGTCGAAAGTCTCGGCGATCGGGGGAACGTCGGTGATCTGCTTCTTGCCGATCAACACCTTGCCGATCACCGGGCCGCTGCCGTAGAGCGAGGTGGTTGCCGTGGACTTGGTGAAGGTCTTGACCATACCGGCCAACGGGATGTTGAACACGCCGGACATCTGATCCTTCACATCCTTGGCGGATATCCCCATGGCCTTGCCGATGATTGCGTCGGCATCGTCAGGATGGGACTTCATATAGGCCAGACCGTCCAGATAGGCTTGGATGGTGGCCTTGACTTCCTTCGGATGGGTGGCGATGTAGCCCTTGTTGAAGACGAGCACGTCGGTAATAAGCCCCGGGGCATCCTTGGACGAGAACACGACGTGGAATTTCTTGCCGCCTTCCATCGCCACGATTTGCGACAGGCTAGGCTCATAGGTCACGCCGATGGGAATGCCGCCCGAGGCCATGGCGGCGGGTACCTGTTCGGGGGTCATGCTGACGGACTGCACATCTTTCTCTGCCATGCCGTTCTTCAGCAGCGCATAGGACAGCAGGAAGTCCGAGGGTGACAGCGGGTTGTAGCCAATCTTCTGGCCCTTGAACTGGGTGATTTTGGTGATGTCGGTTCTCGCGACGATGGCGTCGGCACCGTTGGAATAGTCAATCGGCATGACCACCTGGAGATGCAGCCCCTTAGAGTCCGATCCGATGACCTGATCGTAGGTGAGCATGCCACCGTCGACGGCATTGCTGGCAATGGCCGAAGGAATCAGCGCAGGATCGTTGAAGTTCTGCAGCTTGGCATCGAGGCCGTGCTTCTTGAAAAGGCCTTTCGCATCGGCAACGTAGAAGGGGCCGTAGCCAATCCAAACGACGGTTCCGATGTTCATGGGCTCATCGGCTTGAGCAACTTGCACGCCCGATAGAGCAACGGAAGTGAAAGCGGCAAGGCTTGCGAGGGTGCGCAAGGCGACTCTGCGGGCGAACGACATGGTTGAGGCTCCGAGGTTGAGGGTTGAAAACGGGCACGGAAGAAAGCGGTGACGACGCTTTTCTCCCGGGCTTTTATCCCTCCGTGGAGCCTCGAAAGGAGGCCGGGCTGCTCTCGGACCAGGCGCTTCACGAAGAAGCCGGAACCCTAGCTGCCCTGTCAAACGCAAAACAACAATTGGCGATCAACCACCAATTCCGTGCCTTCGACTTCAAGCAAGACACGTGCCAGTGTGGTGGTGCGCGAATGTGGGTGGGCAGCTGACTCGACCACAGGCCCAGATCCATGGGGGCGCACGATCGAACGATCGCAAAAGCGCACCAAGTTGTGGCATACCGCGCCGCCTCGGTGTGCATCATTGGAGGGCGGCGACCACGATGCGCATGGTTCGATCCAGCTGCGCTGACCAAGATTTGCATTTTGCATCCACGCTCAACGGTATGGCGGACCCTCAACGGCGCGCAGCACGCTCGCGCTTATTCGTTGATTGCGTCGATGCACGACATCCATGCGCGCACCGCGCCCACCCTGACCTGGTCCGGACGTTGCGATGAGCAGGCCAATCCGCATCCTGGTAAGGGCATGGCAAACTTGTTCGATCGAAGCCCTCCACGGCCCTGCCGAAATCTCATGACGTGTACGCCCGCGAAGGGCGCCAGCAAGGAAGGAGCGACAATCGACGCACAGCGCGCGTGGAGAGAAATCGCATGTCCTACCCGACCAACACCCTTCCTCCGTTTCACTTGGCCTTTCCGGTCCACGATCTTGCCGAAGCGAGACGCTTCTATGGTCAAGTACTGGGTTGCCCGGAAGGACGCAGCTCTTCGGAGTGGGTTGACTTGAATTTCTATGGGCACCAAATTGTCGCGCACTTGGTTCATGGCGAATTCAGGCGCCAGGCTACCAATGTGGT
It includes:
- a CDS encoding fatty acid desaturase, which encodes MASTIFRYDDSATPNALALGYTALSYIASLALLVAASGWLNAMGVLLLAHSLVYSAYFLHEFAHGTIFKTNAANQRGGTAMSWINGSCYAPFSDLRRKHMRHHIDRADVITFDYKRFLRTAPAWVRALVVALEWAYIPAVEFIMRAYVMLLPFLAPERSVGRKRILFVLAVRLTFFAALAWISPKAVLLYFVAYGLFVTVLRFADAYQHTYDAFAVLTGGSIPNDKVRDHAYEQHNTYSNLVSLGHPWLNLLLLNFSYHNAHHEKPTAPWYRLPALHRELYAGEDVQVLPMASLLRGFHRHRVKRVLSDDYGVVTAGAGKAEDFYGAVGVSFLTAV
- a CDS encoding ABC transporter substrate-binding protein; the protein is MSFARRVALRTLASLAAFTSVALSGVQVAQADEPMNIGTVVWIGYGPFYVADAKGLFKKHGLDAKLQNFNDPALIPSAIASNAVDGGMLTYDQVIGSDSKGLHLQVVMPIDYSNGADAIVARTDITKITQFKGQKIGYNPLSPSDFLLSYALLKNGMAEKDVQSVSMTPEQVPAAMASGGIPIGVTYEPSLSQIVAMEGGKKFHVVFSSKDAPGLITDVLVFNKGYIATHPKEVKATIQAYLDGLAYMKSHPDDADAIIGKAMGISAKDVKDQMSGVFNIPLAGMVKTFTKSTATTSLYGSGPVIGKVLIGKKQITDVPPIAETFDGKFVMQLAK